The genomic DNA TTTTGGAATTTGGGTAAATCGAAGGGGCGTTTCCGCAGCTTTTCTGGAAGAGACTGACTTTCAAACGACACGGCTACAAACCCGTCATTTTCCAAATGATGAGAATGCTCATGGTCACGAGAATGAGTTGAACTGTATGAGTTGCGGTAGGTGCTGGAATCGCTAAATCCAACATCCAGAATCAACGGTAACGGCACTTCGCCGTATTGCGTTGTGATGATTTGTGCGCCCGGTTTGATGGAGCGAATATAATTTTCCAACTCAGCCACAACTTGGGGAGAAACCAGATCGGTCTTATTCAACAAGATGATGTCCCCAAAGATGAGTTGGTTGAGCGCGGCTTCACTATCATAATGACTGGGTGTAAAGGATTCAGCATCTACGACCGTCAGCACTGAATCTAGCCGAGTCACATCTCGCAATTCTGTACTGACAAAGCTCAACATGATCGGCAAAGGGTCAGCAACTCCAGTGGTTTCAACCACCAGGTACTCCATTGAGTTACCGCGATCGACCATTTCATACACGGTATCAACTAAGCTTTGATTGATTGTGCAACAAATACATCCATTGCCTAGTTGCACCATGTTTTCATCGACAGAAACCAACAGTTGTGAATCGATATCAATGTCGCCAAACTCATTCACGATCACGGCAATCTTTAATCCGTGGCGATTGTTCAGAATATGATTCAGTAGCGTTGTCTTGCCACTGCCCAAAAAGCCTGTGATGATGGTAACGGGCATGATGCGCTGAGGGGCGCTCACTGATTCTGAACAAACCTGCATCATTGGATTGGACATAGTGACTCCTTAAGTTCGCAAGTAAGTCTCAGCCAGATGATAGACCAGCGCTTTCTGTTGCATGGTTTGAAAGATGTTGTAAAACCCATTGGCACGAGAAGGAGTCAGGCTGACATCCAGCCCGGTTTGCTGAATGAAATCGGGTTTTAACTGCATGATTTCTGCGGGAGCCAACCCGTTCAATCCCTCGACCAACAGCCCCACTAATCCCTTCGTCAGTTGAGAGCCGGAATCGCCCTGAAAGCTGACCTTGCCCTGCTCTAAACTGGCAGTCACATACACCTGAGAAACACAGCCAGGAACCTTATGTTCTGCCACCTTCTGCTCATCGGGAAACGGCGGCAGGCGCTTGGCAAACCAGAGCAGATATTCATAGCGCCGCTTGGGTTCCGAAATCTGTTGGAACCGTTGGACAATCCGCTCAAGGGAGGCAGGCAAGGGTTGGGAGACAGGCGGCATACCAATTCAAGAGTGGGCTATTCTACAAAAATGATAATCATTCTCATGATACAGGATCTTTGGTGGTTTAGATGAGTCTTGTAGTTTATGGCTTCCATCTAGCAGCAGGGCTGGTAGAATTTATGAACTTGATGCGTGGGCGAAAGAATTCGCTGATGAGCAAAAAGATAGAGAGCCTTCTCCGTAAAGCGCTGTTGGAAGAGGGCAAGATGGCATATTCCCTCTACGAATATGAGTTAGAGGAACATATTGATTACTGGTACGACGGGCTGAAAGCCGATCGCGATGATTTCGTGTTTGTGGTGACAGAAAACTCAGGGCATGTGGCAATGGTGCTAATCATGCCCGATAAAACAGTGTTGGTAAATGAAGCGGCTAGAGCAAAGCTGACAGAATTCTGGCAAAGCAATTACAGCATCAACCTGAAACGCTTGATTCCGACAATGGCAGAGGAGTTGGCGAATGGTTCCCTCTTCGTCAATGGGGTGAAGACGGTTGACCGCAAACCGCCAAAGCGGGTGTGGGGTAAGGCCAGATCTTAAATACTGGGGCGATCGCCTGAATTAAAACAGGTAAGGAATCAAGCGCTTCGTCTGTTGCATATAGACTTCGTATTCACCCCCAAACTGTTCTAGCATCATTTCCTCGGTAGTGTTCCAGATGTGTGGAAGTAACCTTTCTAGATAGCCCGACCCAACTCAAATCGATTGACGAACAATCCCAGCACAATGTCGTGCATCTGAATGGATTTGGAAAAGCAGATTGTTTTGCGTGCAAGTCGCTTAATTCGGGTGCGAAAGGTTAAATGTTTGCGCTCGATTTTTTGTGTGTTAGCTTTGCCAACTGCATGAGCTGGCGCTGCTAAATATCTTTCGTAAGCACCCCAATTATCGGTGTAAAATTGTTGAATACCGAAGGGCTCTAACATGGCTTTAAGTTGAACAAAAGCTGCATCCTTGTGGTCTGCCAAAACGTAGGCAAGCACAAGTCCTGTTTGATGGTCGATGGCGTGCCACAGCCATCGTTGCTGTTGTTTAGAACCAACAAAGCTCCACATCTCATCAAGTTCAGCCTCCTCAATCTATTTGACAATTGATACCGCCGGGGGTTGAAGCTGTTGAATTAGCTGTGGATTCACTGATTCAAGATTTTGTTCTTTTTTTTAGCTGTTCAATCACCGTCGTCGGACTAATTTTTAAGACTCGTGCTGTATCTCTAATGCCACTACCATTGACCGCCATATCGCTGATTTGTTGTTTGACTTGAGGTAAATAACCTCGACAAGTGAAATCTAAAATGAATCAGCGACGATGGCATTCTTTATTACGGCAGCAATAGCGCTGTTTACCTGCTGCACTTGTGCCATTTTTCACTCTATTCTTGCTGTTGCAGTCGGGGCAGTGTACAGGTTCTAAAACCATTGGTGAGCTGTTGGTAAGTTATGATTTCCATTATTTCACTTATCAACACGTCTGCAACATTACCATTTGTGCGCTCGCGCTGGCATGATATTTGCTGAAGACTTGAACCTCAAAGCACTAGCAGCAGGGATGTTGTGTAAACATACCTTAGATGCTGGCTGGGGTCAATTCTTGCAGATATTAGAGTTTGTCTGTTGGAAGCGCGGCGTGTATTTTGCCCGTGTTGATGCCAAAGGTACAAGCCAAACATGCCCTATATGCGAATGGCACTAAGTTAACGAAAAGCGTTAGCAGCGTAACACTCCTGACGTAGGGCTTGACGAGGTTGCTGCATTAAAGGATAAGCTTTGGGGCGGCGTTTTCGCACTCTAGGTTCGCATCGTTTTGGGCGTTCTGGCACTAATTTGTGAACCTGACTTTTCACGTTAAGTCCTAGAAGGCTTAAGAAAGGAGGGTTCTAGCTAAAAGTTCACTAGCGTAGGTATAGTGGATAAAAACTGACGTTGGAGGTAAGCGTGGATGCAGGAATGGTGGGAGAAGAATTTCGCTCCTTGTGAGTTGGGAGACCGGCGATTGAACAAACGGGCGCGGGAAATCGGTAAACTGCTGAGCCAGGGGTTTGGGAAGGCACTGTCAGAGGTCTTTGCTGGGGCTAATGCCCTCAAGCGAGGCTACGAGTTTTTGCCAATGCCAAGACTGAATTTGGCAAACTAATTCAGCCCCACTGCCAGATGACGAGTGCAACAGTGAGCGAGAATGAGGCGGTACTTTGTGTGGGAGATCCGACCTTTCTCAATTATGACAAGATCGTCGTCAAGCGAGAGGGGTATGGTCCGATTGGCAAGGGAGGAAACGGATTAATCCTACACAGTGCCCTAGCAATCGACCCCCATCACGGGCAACCATTGGGACTATTGTGGCAAAAGCTGTGGCACCGAGAGTCGAAACCGAAGCCGCCGGTTGATGAAACACCATTTCAGAAAAAACAACGTCAAGCTCTGGCGAGAAAAGTGGCACGCAAGCGAGCCTTTGAGGCGAAAGAATCTTATCGATGGGTGGAAGCACTGCAGACAGTGGACAAGCAAGTAGGTGGATCAACCTGTGTGATTCATGTGTTTGACCGAGAGGGAGATATTGCTGAGGTGTTTGAAAAAGTCCGTCAAATCGAACAGGCTGGGGTAGTTGTTCGGGCAGCGCATGACCGTAGGATTGACTCAAGCAGTGAGCGACTGTGGGCTCTGCTAGAAGCCGAACCGATCCAGTTTTACCAAGACATTGAGGTTCCCAAGACGGACACCCAAGCTGCCCGAACTGCAAAAGTTGCCGTACTCTTTTGTCAGGTTTCCCTACGAACTCCCTATCGGTTTGATAACCGCGGCCCACTTCAGGTTTATGCAGTTTATGCTTGTGAACTTGACTGCCCAGATGGTGCTACCCCTCTATCCTGGATGTTGCTGACGACAGAAGTTGTGACAACTGTTGAGATGGCGACAACTATTCTGCGCTGGTACTCTTACAGGTGGAGAGTGGAAGATTATCATAAAATTCTCAAATCCGGCACTCAGGTGGAGCGCTACCGATTAGCAGCTGATGGCATGAAAACGTTATTAGGCTTTTTGAGCGTAATTGCTGTGGAATTGTTGCAGTTGACATATCTGCATCGGACGCAACCAGAAGCCACTGTCGAGTTAGTACTCAATCCTACGCAAATTTTAGTTCTCAAGACCAAGTCTCCTAAATTGCCTAAAGTCTTGACCGTTGCTTGGGCTTTAGAAGCTGTAGCTCGCTTAGGTGGATTTTTGGAACATCGCCGCCACACTCCTATTGGTATTCAGGTGCTTTGGCGTGGTTGGTTGAAATTGCAAAATCTTTGTGAAGGTTGGCACCTCGCTCAGACTTAACGGGAAAAGTCAGATTTGTGAACAATGGTTTTTAGTAGAGTTTGATAAAGCTGAACTCGTTTTTTATTTGAAGCCCATGCTAACTGTGGAATAAAGTTATCTAGATGCTGGCGAGCCCCTTGCAGAGATAATCGTAATGGGTCAACTTTATGAGTTGTCCCAGCCTCCCACATAACGGTGCGAAGTAGATTGTAAGCTAACAAATAAGCATAAATTTCTTTACGAACCATTTGTGGAGTTTTGCCGCGTAGAACGTCCATACCTAAAGTAGTTTTTAAATGTTTTAGATCGAGTTCTACCTCCCAGCGCTGACCATACAAACGCATAATTTCAGTAGTAGGATAAATTTCTGGGTCTAACAGAGTCGTGACTAAAATAACGTATTTAGTTCGATAGCCAGGACTAGGGATGTAATATTTGATTACCCGGACAGTTAAAGTTTTAGGAATAGAGGTAAACTCCTCTGGTGTAAGCCCTTTAGGGCGTGTAGACGGTTTGCGCCAGACTTCGATTGATTCAAAAGAACTTATTGGTTTACGTCTACATCGTTCTACCTGATTTTTTCGAGCTTGAGAGAGGCGAAAAATAGCATCACAATTGTAGTTTTGGATAAAAATTAAGTCTGCGTAAGAGCAGAAAGCACAATCGCCCAACAGAACATCGCCTGGATTAAGAAATTGGTACAGAAGTCTTGCTAGTTTGATATCGTGAATATTTAGGACATCAACAACTACAGCTACGGCAGCGCCTGTAGCGATACTAAATAAGGCTCCAATTTTAGCAATAGGAAAGCCACAGCCAAAGGCTTGACTGCTGGGTTGAGGATAAGCAGCCTGATTTTCCAGAGTGTCAGGCATTGAGACGGTTGAACCATCCACCACCTTAACGTGGCGACCACACCACAAATGTTCTGAGGTAACTTGGTATCCTAAATCTCGTGCTACGTTAGCAAATAACCGGGAGAGCAGGTTTTCGGGTAGACGTTTGCGAGCTTGGCAATAAGCACTAGTATCAACTGATGGAATTTCTGCATCAACGGATGCTAACCAGGTAATAACTCGGCTAACGGCATTGTGACAAGTTTTGTCTGTATCCAAAACCTGTGATAGAAATACCCACAAAGTAACAAACGGGTCAAACAAGCGTCGGCGGTAGCTAAGATTTTCAGCATTTAATGCTTCACGAATAGTAGATTCTAACAAGAGGTCTCGAAAAGGCAGCCCCAGACTGTTAGTAAATTTTTGCTTAAGTATTTCTACCCGATTGGGAATATTTGTAATGGTCATTAAAAGTCTCTATAAACTAAAATCCGTTTTACAGGACTAAAGAGACTTTTTGCTTCTATCGCTTGTAAGTAGCGCGAGCGCTTGTCAACTATGCTATGCGACTCCGGCACAAGAAAAGTAAGGGTTGCACCACAAAACATGAACGCTATTCCAAGTCAATAGAGATGCTTAAGTTGTCTATTCCCCTGTTGCTGAACTATCTAAGCTTCAATACCGTTCCCATTCCTATTACTATCATTTATTCAGCGAAGATTAAACAGACCGCAAAACGCCGACTAATAAGGCTGGTTGGTTGACAAAAAATAAGACACTGGAAAGCGCCGATTACAAGTGTGAATGCAAGCAAGCGCCAGTGTCGAGTCGTGTAAATTTCAAGCAAGTTCAACTGTACCTCAAAGCGAGGGCAAATGGCTGTACTCAGGAAACGGCAGCAGCCAAGGGAGGATTTAGTGTGCGGACAGGAAGAAGAATAGAAAAAGGGGAACATCAGCCCAACCGAGGAAAGCCGCGCCACTGGAGGACAAGAAAAGATCCATTTGCAGATGTATGGGACAGCGAGTTAGTACCGATGTTAGAGCGCCAGCCGCAATTGCGAGCGATGACACTATTTGAATACTTGCAAGAGAAATATCCCAACAAGTATGACTCCTCGAAACTGCGAACATTACAAAAACGGGTGCAGCAGTGGAAAGCGACAGCCGGACCACCAAAAGAAGTAATGTTTGAGCAACGACACCAACCAGGAGAAATGGGACTATCAGATTTTACTCATTTCCAGCAGGCGACGATTACTCTAGGCGGGAAACCCTTCAAGCATCTGCTGTATCACTATCGGCTGGCATATAGTGGCTGGCAATATGTGCAAATTGTACAGGGAGGAGAAAGTTTTGTTGCTTTAGCTCAAGGACTACAAAATGCGCTGCAACGCAGTGGTGGTAGTCCCAAGATACATCGAACGGATAGCTTGAGCGCCGCATACCGAAATTCAACTCCTCAAGCTCATGAAGATTTAACGCAACGCTATCAACAGCTATGCGCCCATTATTACATGCAGCCAACCAGGAATAATCGTGGTCAATCGCACGAAAATGGTGCAATAGAATCATCTCACGGACACTTCAAACAACGATTACACCAAGCCTTACTGTTGAGAGGCTCAACCGACTTTGACAGTATAGGCAGCTATCAACAGTTTATTAACCGGGTAATTGATAAACTCAATCAGCGATGCCAGGTGAAATTTGAACAGGAATGTAGTCATCTACAAACCCTACCGCTGCACGCTTACGCCGATTATGAAGTGCTTAGTGTCACAGTCACTAGTCACAGTACGATAACAGCCAGATGCGTCCTTTATACCGTTCCGTCTCAACTGGTTGGGCAGCGCTTGACAGTACATTTATATCATGACCGCCTAGTTGGATTTTTAGTCAATCAGAAAGTCGTAGAACTAGCAAGAGTTTACCCACCCCACAATAGTGATAAACGACGCGCTCGAAGCGTCAATTACCGCCATGTGATTCATAGCTTGAGGCGAAAACCTAGAGCCTTCTTGCAGTACCGTTGGCGCGAGGATTTACTCCCAAACGAATATTATCGACGGATTTGGCAGCAGCTAAGCGAACAGTTTACTCCCTATGAAGCTTGCCGCCTGATGGTGGAAAGCCTGTACATCGCTGCAGTGCAGGATAAAGAATATCTAGTCGCTCTGTGGCTGGAGGGACAGTTACGCTCGCGCAGCCTAACTTTGTCGCGCTTACAACAACAATTTCACTGCCCACCAACCAAAAAATCTTTTGACACTTCTAGCGTCGAACAGCATTCCTTATCTAGTTATGACCGACTCTTACAGCATCAAGCCCCCTAGTAGCGAGAGCGAAACCTTACCGCTGCTGTTGAAATCGTTGCGACTACCTTACATGAAACGGCAGTGGCAGGAGATGGAGAAACAAGCTATTCAACAAGGTTGGTCTTATGGTCAATTTCTCCATGCTTTATGCGAATACGAACAGCAACAACGTTATACCAGTCGGGTCGAGCGCTATTTACACGAGTCCCAACTGCCTCGTGCTAAATCTTTCGCTAATTTTGACTTCACCTGCTGCCCCAGCATCAATCAAGCACTGGTAATGCAGCTTGCTCAGGACTGTCGATGGTTGCAACGGGGCAAAAACTTATTGAGTTTTGGACCTTCTGGGGTGGGGAAAACGCATTTAGCTTCAGCAGTAGGACGCTCTGTGATTGAGTTGGGACAACGGGTCAAATTTACCTGTGCTACTTTTTTAGTCCAGCAACTGCTACAGGCTAAAGCCGATCTACAACTGCCCCATTTCCTTGCCAAACTCGACAAGTACGATCTGCTGGTGATTGATGACATTGGTTATGTCAAAAAATCAGAGGTAGAAACCTCTGTCCTATTTGAGTTAATTTCTCACCGCTACGAAATCAAAAGCCTTTTGATTACTGCTAATCAGACTTTCAGTGATTGGGACACTATATTTGCTGATGCCACCATGACTGTAGCTGCTGTCGATCGCTTGGTTCATCATGCAACTATCATTGAAATCCAAACACAAAGTTTTCGTCAAAAGACTGCCCTGGCTCGTTCAAATTCTCATGACTCTAACCGGACAGAGTAATTAACGCTTACCGGACTAAGTAATTGACATTTGACAGCTCCTCAATGTGCGTAGTCATCTCCGCTTCTAAGCAGCGCTCGACCAGAGCTTTAGTCAGTTGTTTGAGGATGCCGCTTTCTCCCAGCAAGTCTTGGGGATTCTGGTAGCCCTTGAGCAGTTCATCAAGTAATTCGGGTCGAAAGGTCATACTTTTCGTGTCCTAGGTTTAGTAGTTAATTAGATTTCATTTCCTGACCTTTGACACAAACTAATTTAGTGCGACACGTTCTCTCGAAACCAACATCAGTTGGGAGATGAGAGGCAAGGTTATGAACCTTGACAACTGATGTCTGATGAGGGTGAAAGTCCCTCCCTCCTAGTAGTGGAGTGACAGCATAACCCCCAGGGAAAGCGACTAGCCATCAACGCCTGAAGCGGGGTTAAACGGCGGTAACTGGAAGCCTACTCTGGAGTCCCGTCTAGCAAGCTGTATAGGGATACGCGAGGAATCCATGATTGAAGGATCGTGAATTGTGAGCGGTGAAATCAGGCTGAAACACCGCAGCCAAAAGGCAAAGGATAGGAGACAGGCAACTTACTAACCAGAGCATTAAATAGTGAACAGTCTAGGCAGCTGCATAAGCAACGTGTTTCTCGTGGAAGAAGTTTTGCACAACGTTAGGGTGACGTTGTGTGCTACGTAAATAGCTACGGATGTTGTTAATCATCTGTGTTTGATTTCTGGGACGTTGCCGCCCAACAGCATTGGCTTTAACATCATGGTTGAGTAGCTCATTTGGGTTTAGTTCAGGGCTATAAGAAGGCAAGAAAAACAGGCGGATGCGAGCGGCATGACGCTCAACCCAGCTTTTAACTACGTGAGAGCGATGCACAGGATGACTATCTACAATCAGAAACACCTTTTGGTCACACTGACGAATCAAACGCCGCAGGAAATCAAGCATGAGCGCGGCATCAAACCGTTGTGTGAATAACTTGAAGTACAGCTTGCCACGATTGGTAATTGTTGAAATCATATTGCAGCTAAAGCGCTTACCTGTCCCTAACACAACTGGCGTTTGTCCAGTTCGTCCATAGGAACGTCCTGCTTGATAATCCGAGCGGACTCCCATTTCGTCTCCCCAGTGAATTTGTGCTTTTTCTTGATGGGCTTTACGACAAATCTGGGGATACTCAGTTTCTAACCAGTACTGCACTGCCTTGCGATCCTGTTCGTATGCCCGACGCAGCGGTTTTTGTGGTGTAAAACCCCATTTCTTGAGATAACGCCCTATTGTCCACACTGACACCGATAGCTCATACCGTTGAGCCAAAAACTGTTGCACTGCTTCGCGTGTCCATAAGTAAAATGGTAATCCTAAAGCGTCTGGACACTTTTGCTCCATTAACCTCACTGCTGTTGCCGCTTGATGGGGGAGCAGACGTGAGCTAGCACGAGGACCACGCTTTCTTGCTTTCAACGATGTCGCACCGCTGGAAGCTACCACTTTTGTCCAGTTATGCACTGCTGTACGCGAAACGTTGAAAACACGCGCTGCTTCTGATTTACTCATACCGCTCTCGACTGCATTTACCACTCGGTAGCGAAGTGCTTCTTGAGCTTTGGCTGACAGATGGCGAGCGTCTTTGAGTTTCATGGCAGACTCCGGACGTGGCTACAGCTACTATGTTAACTAATCTATGCTCTGGTTAGTAAATTGTGACCTGTAACTACTCTCGATAAACCCGGTCTAGAGTGGAGTCCTAAGTACAGCAATAATCAGACATTGGAACGTGGGAACCCCATCCATCTCTCTGGAGAAGGTCGATACCCAGAGTCGGTGCTAACCAAATGATGAATGGGATTGGGATTGTGTAAGAAGCCAATGCTTGAGGTAACGCTCAAGATATGCTGACGTACACACTGCAACTTGGATGTAGACAAACTTAGTAGAGTCAATACATCATGAGTCCGTCCCTCCAGACGAGATATGAATGGAATCAACTGCCCTGGAAGAAAATTCAGGTCAAAGTATTCAAGCTCCAACGGCGGATCTACAGAGCCAGTCAACAGGGAAACGTCAAGTTAGTTCAAAGGCTTCAACGTCTGTTAATCAAGTCCTGGTATGGACGGCTCCTAGCTGTTCGACGGGTGACTCAAGATAATCGAGGCAAGCGAACAGCGGGGGTAGATGGAGTCAAAAACCTACTTCCTCCGCAACGCCTACATCTGGCTCAAACCCTGAGTCAGATCCCTCAAGCACACCCTTTGCGGCGAATTTGGATTCCAAAGCCAGGGAAGCCTGAGAAGCGCCCATTATCAATTCCCGTTATGGCAGATAGAGCCGCACAAGCATTAGTTAAACTTGCACTGGAACCCGAATGGGAGGCAAAACTTGAGCCAAACGTATACGGTTTCAGATCAGGACGCTCTTGTCATGATGCAATTGCAGCGATCTTCAATATCATCCGTCAACGTCCTAAATATGTGTTGGAAGGTGATATTTGTGGATGCTTCGATAACATCTCGCACCATGCTCTCTTGGAGAAAACCAAAGCCTCACCGACAATCCGCCGAATCCTAAACGGATGGCTGAAATCTGGGGTATTGGACAGTGGCTTTCAGACAACTGAACGGGGCACACCCCAGGGTGGAGTGGCATCACCCTTATTGGCGTTGATTGCCCTCCATGGGTTAGAGACCCATATCAGATCGTTTGGAACAAAGCAGCGTCCGATTCACGCCGTGTTTTACGCGGATGATTTTGTGGTGTTTGCCAACGAACTATCCGACATCAACCGGATGAAAACAGCGGTGGCACATTGGCTAGAAGGCATTGGGTTACAACTCCACCCTGAGAAGACCAAAAACAGCCATACCCTCAATGGAGAGGCAGGGTTCGATTTTCTCGGCTTTTCGGTGCGACAATATCCGGCGGGCAAATACACCGCGAAACACGGATTCAAGACCTTGATTAAACCCAGCCAACAGAGCCAACGTCGTCACTTGGCACAACTGAAAAAGATTGTGTCTACCCATCGGTCGGCGACTCAGGCAGGGCTGATTGTTCACCTAAATCCAGTCATTACTGGATGGTGTCAATATTTCGCCACGGTGGTCAGCAAAGAAGCATTCGCCTCGATGTCCCACCACCTATTTGGACAACTGTTACGCTGGGCAAAACACAGACATCCCAAGCTCAACACCCATCAAATCGTGTCGCGGTATTGGTGGATTAACCAGGGAGACGGATGGATCTTTCAAACCAACGATGGGCTTAAACTTCGTTGCCACCATGAAACACCCATTCGTCGCCATATCAAGGTTCAAGCCAATCGCTCTCCATATGATGGAGATTGGGCTTACTGGGGCACAAGGCTTAGATCATACCCTGAGTTACCACCACTGAGAGCATTTCTGCTTAAACAACAGGGTGGTAAATGTGCCCACTGTGGACTTAACTTTTGTCCAGATGATCTCATTGAGGTGCATCACCAAGATGGAAACCATGGCAATCAAAGCCGTCATAATCTGACACTACTGCACCGTCACTGCCACGACCAGGTACACACAGTAGCGACATCCCCTACAACGGGTATTCCTGACCATGAACCAAGTTGGAGAGGAGCCGGATGCACGGAAACGGGCACGTCCGGTTTTGAAGCCGAGCAGGTGGAGCGACCTGCCTGCTTAGGTTAACCAATCCCGATGAGCCGAAAATTATCAACTCTATGCTTGAATTTATTGCCAATCTGATTATCAATTTCTCAGAGAAGTTTTCTTTCTAGATCAAAGCCTTGAGGCCGTGCTACCTCTGTGGTTGGTTCTGCCGCCCTTGTTGCTGTATCTGTTGTTCCAACGCTGCCTGCTGCTTGTGCTGCTGTGCTTGTTGGATATTCGTCAGACGAGCCTGCATTTGTGGTAGTTTAAATACCTCAACAAAATTCCTCATTTCAACAGTATGTGGCTCCTTTTCCCATGCTTGGTAAGCCTCACCCAGTTTGTCCCATTGCAGTAGCTGTTGTTCTTTGTGCTCTTTTTGGTTAATAGACTGGCTGATCAAGCCCATAGTTTTTTGTACTTCTGCTACAGCGAGTGCATCCCAGTTTTGTAGGTCTTACTTTGAGAACTGTCCATTGAGGTAGGCGCAGCGCTGCTTCAGCACCTGCGGCACATTGTGTTTGCTCCATTGTGCCCCCGATATCTTAATTCGCCGTCCTATCTGTTTGACCGTTGATTCAATCGCACCTGAACCAATTGAAATGCCTTCCGCTTGATAATAGCCATAGTTGACAATCCGGTGCCGATGCTTGTTGAGATAGGCAATAAAGGTCGTGACTCGCTCGTGTTGCCAATCATTAAACTGTGCAATCGCCCCATCAACATCCCCTTGCCATAGACAGGCTTGTGCCGCATCTAAGCGTTGCTGAGAACCTCCTACCTTGCCCAAATTTTCGACCAGGTGATACCAGTCTAAAATCTCACGCCTTTGAGCGGAGATGCCAATCTGTGCGTAAAGATTCCAAATGCCATCATGACCATCTCCCAAGCAAGTCAACGGGTCAGAAAAAGGTTGGGCATTAACCCAGTTCACTAAACGTTCATTGTCCTGAAAAAACGCACCGACGCAGCCCTCGTGCAGATTCACCCCTTTGTAGTCTCGCCATTCACTGGGCTGTCCTTGGGGAGTTCGCAGTCGTACCTTGCCCCCGTCTATACTGATTTCATCCACCGCTTGCTCTATCTGTAGTTGCTCCAAGGTTTGACGATGCACCAACCGCTGTTGGGTGCTATGAGAAACCTTGACCCCAGTC from Chroococcidiopsis sp. CCMEE 29 includes the following:
- the istB gene encoding IS21-like element helper ATPase IstB; the protein is MTDSYSIKPPSSESETLPLLLKSLRLPYMKRQWQEMEKQAIQQGWSYGQFLHALCEYEQQQRYTSRVERYLHESQLPRAKSFANFDFTCCPSINQALVMQLAQDCRWLQRGKNLLSFGPSGVGKTHLASAVGRSVIELGQRVKFTCATFLVQQLLQAKADLQLPHFLAKLDKYDLLVIDDIGYVKKSEVETSVLFELISHRYEIKSLLITANQTFSDWDTIFADATMTVAAVDRLVHHATIIEIQTQSFRQKTALARSNSHDSNRTE
- a CDS encoding IS630 family transposase, with amino-acid sequence MKLKDARHLSAKAQEALRYRVVNAVESGMSKSEAARVFNVSRTAVHNWTKVVASSGATSLKARKRGPRASSRLLPHQAATAVRLMEQKCPDALGLPFYLWTREAVQQFLAQRYELSVSVWTIGRYLKKWGFTPQKPLRRAYEQDRKAVQYWLETEYPQICRKAHQEKAQIHWGDEMGVRSDYQAGRSYGRTGQTPVVLGTGKRFSCNMISTITNRGKLYFKLFTQRFDAALMLDFLRRLIRQCDQKVFLIVDSHPVHRSHVVKSWVERHAARIRLFFLPSYSPELNPNELLNHDVKANAVGRQRPRNQTQMINNIRSYLRSTQRHPNVVQNFFHEKHVAYAAA
- a CDS encoding reverse transcriptase domain-containing protein; its protein translation is MSPSLQTRYEWNQLPWKKIQVKVFKLQRRIYRASQQGNVKLVQRLQRLLIKSWYGRLLAVRRVTQDNRGKRTAGVDGVKNLLPPQRLHLAQTLSQIPQAHPLRRIWIPKPGKPEKRPLSIPVMADRAAQALVKLALEPEWEAKLEPNVYGFRSGRSCHDAIAAIFNIIRQRPKYVLEGDICGCFDNISHHALLEKTKASPTIRRILNGWLKSGVLDSGFQTTERGTPQGGVASPLLALIALHGLETHIRSFGTKQRPIHAVFYADDFVVFANELSDINRMKTAVAHWLEGIGLQLHPEKTKNSHTLNGEAGFDFLGFSVRQYPAGKYTAKHGFKTLIKPSQQSQRRHLAQLKKIVSTHRSATQAGLIVHLNPVITGWCQYFATVVSKEAFASMSHHLFGQLLRWAKHRHPKLNTHQIVSRYWWINQGDGWIFQTNDGLKLRCHHETPIRRHIKVQANRSPYDGDWAYWGTRLRSYPELPPLRAFLLKQQGGKCAHCGLNFCPDDLIEVHHQDGNHGNQSRHNLTLLHRHCHDQVHTVATSPTTGIPDHEPSWRGAGCTETGTSGFEAEQVERPACLG
- a CDS encoding ISKra4 family transposase (programmed frameshift), whose amino-acid sequence is MEADKKAQIQAHARAIAALLYEETDPEQVKTLAGIETAVRRHLLEHVTPEMGFFIATSSGTTSGRQRSLESILGRLRVSEKQAQILEVKAYSRWSPYLERCCLLVSANESYERTAEDIEILTGVKVSHSTQQRLVHRQTLEQLQIEQAVDEISIDGGKVRLRTPQGQPSEWRDYKGVNLHEGCVGAFFQDNERLVNWVNAQPFSDPLTCLGDGHDGIWNLYAQIGISAQRREILDWYHLVENLGKVGGSQQRLDAAQACLWQGDVDGAIAQFNDWQHERVTTFIAYLNKHRHRIVNYGYYQAEGISIGSGAIESTVKQIGRRIKISGAQWSKHNVPQVLKQRCAYLNGQFSK